The sequence CCGACCAGCTTGTGTGTTCGCCAATCACCAGCGTTAAACTGCCAGATGCCACAGGCCTGGAAAGCTGGACCGTCGCCGCAGGGAATCCACCCGGCGCCAGCATCAACGCACAAACCGGGCAGGTGACCGGTCTTGCCACGGGTGTCTACCGGTTCATACTGACCATTGGCGGTGGCTGTGTCGATACCGTCGTGGTCGACCGCCGCCCGCCGGCCACGGCTACGGTTTCCAACGCGACGCCCTGTACGGGAGAGTCAGTAACGCTGACCGCAGGGGCGGCTGGCACGCAGGCAACGTACCTGTGGACGGGCCCCGCCAGTTATTCGGCCAGCGGGCCGGTTGTGGTGCTGCCCGCCGTCACCAGCGCCCAAACCGGCAGCTACACGCTGAAACTAACGGACGCCGGTTGCGTATCCACTACCGCGCTTACCCTATCCGTCAATAGCCCACCCCAGCTGACCACGCAGGTCGGCTCCTGTTCCGCAACGACGAATCAGTATAGCGTACGAGGTAGCCTGACGGTTACGAATCCCGGTGGCGCCACGGTGATCATTACCGACACGGATGGCATGCGTAGCGTCAGTCTGGTGGTCATTCCTACCCAGGCGACAACGCCCTATGCGCTGACGGGATTGATCAGTAACGGGGTGTCGCACACCGTCACGGCCACGTACGGCCCCGCCTATTGTGTGCCTACCAGCCAGACCTACGTGGCGCCCGTGTCGTGCTCCTGCGTGGTGTCGGCGGCAATCACGTCGGCTGCCTGCCAGCCGAACGGCACCTACACCAACCTGACGGACGATTACATTCAGCCCGTTGTGCTGGCCAATAGCACACAGCCGGGGGCTGCGGGGCGCTTTGCGGTAATCCTCAATGCCAATGCTGACGGAACGGGCGGCACCGTGCTAAACGTGGGCGGCACGCCCTACGGACAGGCTGTTTCTGTGGGCACCCCCGGTCAATTTCCAGCCGATAACGTGTCGATGTATCGATTGACCATTCGGGATGTGTCGACCCCTGCCTGCCTGACTACGGTGCTGACGCCCACGGTACCCGCCTGTTCAAGCTGTGCGCCGCCCGCCTGCGTGGTGCCTAAACTGGAGCGCCAGGCGGTTCGGCCGTGAGTTAATCAATGAGTCAGAGTGCTTCGACTACCGCCCGCACGACCTTCGCCGAGTTGCTGGCGGCGGTGCTCAGAAAAGCCAGCAGATCGATAACTGCGTGGCTGTCGGCCCGGTCGCTGAGGCTACGAATCACTAGACAGGGAATGCCCTGCTGATAGCAGACCTGCGCCACGGCGGCGCCTTCCATCTCGATGGCGTCGGCCTCGTATTCGGCCCGAATGGCTTCCGCCCGTGGGGCTGAGTGAATGAATTCGTCGCCGGTCAGAATGCGCCCCACGATGGCTTTGGGTGGTCGTTCACTGCCGGGGATCATGGCCAGGTCGAGCGATTGAGTGGCCTGCTCGGCCAGGCTGAGTAGGGTAGGGTCGGCGGGGAAGTAGAGTGGGTTCAGCGTAAACGATACCGGGTGCATGCTCTGCCGCGTCGGCTCCATCGTCAGCGTGACCGACCGAACGTCGTGGTAGCCCACCTCGCCGCCAATCACAATATCGCCGGGTTGCAGATCGTGCCGAACGCCACCCGCGATGCCCGTGAAAATGACCTGCCTGGGTTGAAAGTGCGCCATCACCAGCGCCGTTGTCAGGGCAGCGTTGGTCTTGCCAATGCCCGTCAGGGTGACCACCACGCGCTGTTGCCCCAACTGCCCCGTTACAAACCGATGTCCGTTCAGTGTTTGTGCGGTCGCCCCGTCGAGCGAGGCTTCGATGAGTTTAACTTCCTCGCCAAAGGCCCCTAATAAGGCAATATAAGGCTGTAGCGATGATTGTGGTAGAGTCTGTGCTTGCATGGCGCGAAGTTACGTTGGCAACTTTTAGCTACCTTGCAAAAGGCGCATGCCTACCTTCCTCAGTGTAACCGAACAACATTTTTGTGCCTTCTTCACCGTCAACCAATCCCCTAAAAACACCGTCAACCGCCGCTCCCCTTCCTCCTGATGCCGCCCCACCCTGGTTGCCAGACCTGATTCGGCTCGTTCCGATGGGTGTGGTCGTCACCACAAGCGTGCGTAATGAGTCGGGAGAAATCGTCGATTTTGAAGTGATCTGGTTCAACCAGAAAGCGGTCGAGATCGGCACGTCCAACAGCCCGGTCTATCAGTTGGGGGCTCGGATCATGACCCTGGTGCCTGCCTTGCGGCAGTCGCACCTGCCCCGCCTTCGTGCCTTGGTGGAGAACCAAGAGGCATTTACGGAAGCCTACGAATCAACGGCACATCGCCACTTCCGGAATACCTATGTGCCCTTCAACGATGGGTATGTCCTGTATTTCGACGAAAACACCGCCCTGACGACGGCCACCCTGCTCCAGCGTATCCTGGATAGCACCCCGGCCGCCATCATGTTTTTCAAAGCCATCCGGGAGGGCGGCACCATCGTCGATTTTGAGTGGATAACCGTCAACCGCCGGGCCGTGGAGATAACCGGTCTGTCGGCCGATCAACTGTTGCATCGCCGGCTGCTGGACGTACATCCGCACAACCGGGCATTGGGCTTATTCGACGCCTACGTGACGGTGGTCGAAACGGGCGAACCCTACCAGACCGAAACGAACTACGCACGGGATGGGGTGAATGGCTGGTTTACCGTAGCGGCGATCCGCCACGACGACGGCATCATCCTGCACACGCTCGATATCACCACCCGTAAGCAGTCGGAACTGGCCGTTGAGGAGCAATCAAAAAGGCTCCAGCAGATGAACCGCGAATTGCGGCAGATGAACGAAAACCTGCAGCAGTTTGCCTATTCGTCGAGCCACGATTTGCAGGAGCCGCTGCGCAAGATCCAGACCTTTGCCGATCTGTTGCGGACCAACTACGCCCCGCAGTTAGGCGAGGGCGCCGATCTCGTCAACCGCATGCATAGCTCCGCCGAGCGGATATCGGTACTGATTCGGGATTTGCTGATGTTTTCGCGGCTGGGGGTGTTGTCCAACGATTTCAGAGCCGTCGATCTGAATACGACTGTGCAGGAGGTGATCAGCCTTCGGCAGCAGCAGATCGATCAGGCCGGGGCCATTCTCTGCGTCGCGCCGCTGCCGACCATCCACGGCAACAAGGTACAACTAGTGCAGTTGATCGATTGCTTGCTGTCCAATGCGCTCAAATACCAGCCCGAAGGGCAGCGCCCGCAGATCGACATTACGTCGCAACCGGCTGGGTACATAAGCCCGGCGATAGACGATTCGCCCGCACCCCGGCGGGCCTACTGCCAGCTCACGGTAACCGACAACGGCATCGGTTTCGACCCCAAACATACCGAGCGCATCTTCCAGATGTTTCAGCGCCTGCACAGCCGCAACAGCCCGTACGGTGGCACGGGTATCGGGCTGGCCGTAGCGCGTCGGATCGTGGAAAATCATGGCGGCTTCATCACGGCTCAGGTCCGGACCGATGCGCCGGGTTCCGTCTTTACTGTCTACCTGCCCGTGGTTGATTAAGCCGCCGGTTTGGCTGCTGCCTCATCGAGCCATACCCGCGCGTTGGGGTGCGTCTGTATGATGCTGGCAGGCACCTGCTCGGTAACGGGGCCGTGGAGTGCTGCCTGCATGATCGTAGCCTTGCGCGGTCCGCTGGCCATCAGCATCACTTCGCGAGCGTCGGTGAGGTGTCGCAGGCCGAGCGTAATGCCCTGCGTGAGTGGCGTTGCCTGCGTAAAGTATTTCTGCCCCACGCTGATCGTGCTTTCGGCCAGTTGGGAGACATGGCAGCGGAGCGTAAACGACGTACCTGGCTCGTTGAGGGCAATATGCCCGTTGACGCCAATCCCCACCAGCAGGAAATCGAGCCCCCCCGCGTCGGCAATGATACGGTCGATCCGGTGGCACTCGGCCTGCAAATCGTCGGCTTTGGCATCGAAATAGGCAATCTGTTCGGGCCGAATCCGGGCGGGCGTAAACAAGTCTTTGTAGAGGTAATAGGCACAACTGCCCACGTCGGCGGGACCAAAACCAACCCATTCGTCGAGCCCGACAAACAGGCAGTGGTTCAGATCGAGCTCGCCAGCCTGTGCCATCGCGTTCAACTGCTGAAAGGTGCCAATCGGCGTGTCGCCGGAGGCCAGGCAAAGCACGGCATTGGGTTTCTGCCGGATGAGGTGGGCAATGTGGTGGGCAGCCTGTTGCGACAGCGCTGCATAATCGGGGAAAACGCGTACGTCCATACGTACCCAAAGCAATCGCTACTTACTTTTTCCTGATGGACCTAAACGCAACGTACCCAGTAACCGATGACGACCGTCATCGGTTACTGGGTACGTTGCGTGGTAATAGACCTTATAGGTTTCAAAAACCTATAAGGTCTAAAATGGACGATTACTGAACCTGTTGTTTGATCAGGTTCAGGGCCGAGCCGGCTTTGAACCACTCGATTTGCCCCTGGTTGTAGGTATGGTTCACGGGGAACTCATCGCTCGTACCATCGGCATGGTGCAACACCACCGTCAGCGGCTGGCCGGGCGCGAAGGTCGTCAGCCCCTTGATGTCGATGCTGTCGTCTTCCTGCACTTTCTCGTAATCGGCCGGATTCACAAACGTCAGCGCCAGCATACCCTGCTTCTTGAGGTTCGTTTCGTGGATACGGGCAAATGACCGCACCAGAATCGCCCGAACGCCCAGGAAACGGGGCTCCATCGCCGCGTGTTCGCGGGATGAGCCTTCACCGTAGTTTTCGTCGCCAACCACTACCGAACCGATGCCGGCGGCTTTGTAGGCGCGCTGTACCGCCGGTACTTCGCCATATTCACCGGTGAGTTGGTTCTTCACCGAGTTGGTTTTCTCGTTGTAGAAGTTCACCGCCCCAATGAGCATGTTGTTCGAAATGTTGTCGAGGTGACCACGGTATTTCAGCCACGGCCCCGCCATCGAAATGTGGTCGGTCGTACACTTGCCTTTCGCTTTGATCAGCAGTTTCAGACCGCTCAGGTCGGTGCCTTCCCAGGCCGGGAACGACTCCAGCAGTTGCAGCCGATCCGAGGTGGGCGATACCAATACCTGAACTCCCGACCCGTCGGCGGCAGGCGCCTGATAACCCGCGTCTTCAACGGCATAGCCCTTGATGGGTTGCTCGATGCCTTCCGGCTCGTCGAGTTTTACCTGCTCACCGGCTTCGTTGGTCAGCGTGTCGGTCATGGGGTTGAACGTCAGGCTACCGGCAATGGCGAAGGCCGTCACGATTTCGGGCGAGGCCACGAAGGCGTGCGTGCTGGCGTTGCCGTCGTTCCGCTTCGCGAAGTTCCGGTTAAACGACGTGATGATTGAGTTCTGACGGGTGGGGTCGTCCATGTGCCGCGCCCACTGCCCGATGCAGGGACCGCAGGCGTTGGCCAGTACCACGCCGCCCATGTTTTCGAACGTACCCAGCAGGCCATCGCGCTCGGCCGTGTACCGCACCAGTTCCGAACCGGGCGTTACGGTGAATTCCGACTGCACTTTCAGGTTTTTGCTAACCGCCTGCTCGGCTATCGACGCTGAGCGGGTAAGGTCTTCGTAGCTTGAGTTGGTGCACGAGCCGATCAGACCCACGTCGAGCTTCTCGGGCCAGTTGTTTTCCTTCACCGCTTTGGCGAAGTTCGACAGCGGCCAGGCCAGATCGGGCGTAAACGGACCGTTGATGTGTGGTTCCAGCGTGTCCAGGTCGATCTCGATCAGTTGATCGTAATACGTAGCCGGGTCGGCGTACACCTCGTCATCAGAGCGCAGGTCTTGCTTCACGGCTTCGGCCGCGTCGGCAATATCGGCGCGGTTGGTGGCGCGGAGGTAGTTGGCCATCTTCTCATCATAGGCGAAAATCGACGTGGTCGCGCCAATTTCTGCCCCCATGTTGCAGATCGTGCCTTTGCCTGTTGCCGAGAGGCTTTCGGCGCCGTCGCCAAAATACTCAACGATGCAGCCCGTACCGCCTTTAACGGTCAGGATGCCCGCCACGCGCAGAATTACGTCTTTGGCCGATGCCCAGCCGCTCAGTTTGCCCGTCAGCTTCACGCCGATCAGTTTGGGCATTTTCAGCTCCCAGGGCAGGCCTGCCATCACGTCGCAGGCGTCGGCACCACCCACCCCGATGGCGATCATGCCAAGGCCACCCGCGTTGGGCGTGTGTGAGTCAGTCCCGATCATCATGCCGCCGGGGAAGGCGTAGTTTTCGATCACCACCTGGTGGATGATCCCGGCACCCGGCTTCCAGAAACCGATGCCATATTTATTGGAGATCGACGCCAGAAAGTCGTAGACCTCTTTGTTTTTGTCGTTGGCGGTAGCCAAATCCTGATCGGCCCCAACTTTAGCCTGGATAAGGTGATCGCAGTGTACGGTTGAGGGTACGGCTACCTGCGGGCGACCCGCCTGCATGAATTGCAGCAGGGCCATCTGAGCGGTAGCATCCTGCATGGCTACCCGGTCGGGGGCGAAATCGACATAGGCCTTGCCCCGCTCAAACGCCTGTGACGCAGCGCCGGCAGAAAGGTGGGCATATAAAATTTTCTCCGACAATGTCAGCGGGCGACCAACGACCTGCCGGGCGGCCTCAACGCGCTCGCCCAAGCCGGCATATACGCGCTGAATCATGTCTACATCAAAAGCCATAAAGAGCAAAAGATAAACGGGTGAATGAAAGAGACTCTGTTATAAAAACAACCGCCGAGTAGCGGGGCTGGTTCACGGGCGTAAAATTAGGGGAAATAAGGAGACGGTAGAAAATACGAAAGGAGGCGGAGGCAAGGAGATCGGAATTTCGCGGGCAACGTACCTGCGCCAAGTTCCTGATTCCTGGCTTCCGCCTCCTGTTCTGCCGGTCTGCCGTTACTTCTTCTTTTCCATATAATCGACCGTGAGGTAGCAGAGCGAACGTACCCCAAGGTTAAAACAGCTTTCGTCGATCTGGAAATCAGGGGTGTGGTGCGGGGCGGCGTCTTCCACCCGCTTGCCTTTGGTCATGCCGCCCAGGAAATAAAAGAAGCCGGGCACTTTCTGCTGGTAAAACGAGAAATCTTCGGCACCGGTCTGAGCAGGGGTCAGTTTGATGTTGTCTTTCCCCGCCAGTCCTTCCAGCGTCGGCACCATCCGGTCGGTGAGGGCCGGGTCGTTGTAGGTGACCGGGTACATAATATCGATCTTCACGTCGGCTTTGGCTCCGGCACTCTCGGCAATGTTGGTTGCTATTTCGTTGATGCGGCGGTGAACCAGCTGCTGCGCCTCGGGGCTAAACGTGCGGATGGTGCCGATCATGCTGGCGTCTTCGGGGATGATGTTCTGCCGAATACCGCCGTGCAGCGCGCCCACCGTCACGACGGCGGCGTTGTCGGTCAGCACCACGTTCCGGCTGACGATCGTTTGCAGCCCCATTACCACCTGCGCAGCTGTCACGATCGGGTCCACACCCGACCAGGGGGCGGCGCCGTGCGTCTGTTTACCCCGAATCTTGATGGCGTACTGATCAACGGCGGCCATCGTGGCGCCGGGCCGGTACTTGATCGTACCCACTTCGGTCTGCGAGTTGATGTGCAACCCGAAAATGGCGTCGACCTTGGGGTTTTCCAGCACGCCTTCTTTGACCATGAGCTGAGCACCGCCCTCTTCACCAACGGGCGCCCCTTCTTCGGCAGGCTGGAAGATGAACTTCACTGTGCCTTTCAACTCACTTTTCATCCCGGCGAGTACTTCGGCCGCGCCCATCAGCATGGCTACGTGTGTATCGTGCCCACAGGCATGCATCACGCCCGTTTGCTGGCTATTAAATTCGGTCTTAACCGTCGACTTGAAGGGCAGATCGACGCGCTCGGTCACGGGCAGACCGTCCATGTCGGCGCGTAGGGCCACCACCGGTCCGGGTTTGCCGCCGCGAAGGATGCCCACCACGCCGGTTTTGGCAACGCCGGTTTGCACTTCGATGCCCAAGGCGTGGAGGTGAGCGGCAATTTTACCCGCCGTGCGGTTTTCACGGTTGCCTAGTTCGGGATTTTGGTGGAAATCGCGCCGCCACGTAACCACTTTCGCCTCAACGGCTGTGCTGGCTTTGTCGATTTGGGCTTTCAGCGCGGCGGGCGCTTGACCGATGGCCGATGAGCCGGTCAACAGACCAAGACCCAAGGTGCTAAGTAGTGCGTACTGGTTGTAGTTCATAAGAAGTCGATCATCATGTACGGAGAGGAAGTGGCCAAGTTAAGGGTTAATCGGCAACATACAGAACAGGCACTTTTATAGAAATAAGTTTATGGTTTAGTGACATAGGTATTTATGTGCAGGTTGTTAAGTAAAATTCCAGCAATACTATAAAAGGTGGACAGTGCTGAAATGCCAAATATAAATTGGGTAATGATGGATTGTGCATACTATTATAATGATTACACCTGTATATAAGAAATATTGCACTGAAACAGGTCGGAGTAAGACATTAAAAAGAAATAAAAATAGTTGGGTTAGTATCGCTACTACTTTTGTAAGTGCAGTTTATCTTCGTTGTCATAATTACTCACTTTATTAATCAATACTAGTTTCAGTTCATCATGAGAAAACTTCTATTAGGAAGTTGGTTACTACTGCTGCTCTTTTGCCTGCCTGCGCTGGCCCAAGACGTAGCCGTGAGTGGCCGGGTCACTTCATCAGACGACGGCTCTTCCCTGCCTGGGGTGAGCGTACAAGTAAAAGGTACTACCCGCGGAACCGTGACAGACGCTTCGGGGAATTATCGCATCAGCGTGCCGGCCAACGGTCGGCTGGTATTCAGCTTTATTGGCTACATCCGGCAGGAAGTAGCGGTTGCCCGTCAAACGGCAATCAACGTGACGTTGCAGTCTGATGCCACTAACCTGAGCGAGGTGGTAGTCACGGGTTATGGCGGAACAGTCAACCGCCGGGAGTTTACAGGGGCTAGTTCGAAAGTAAGCGGCAAAGACATCAGCAACCTCCCGGTTGGTAGCTTCGATAAGGCGCTGGCCGGCCGGGCAGCAGGTGTGCAGGTGACGTCGGCCAATGGGGTGCCGGGTGGTGCTATTCAGGTACGTATCCGGGGCATCGGTTCAATCTCGGCCGGTAACGACCCGCTATATGTTGTCGACGGTGTGCAATTGAACTCAACAAACAACTCGTCATTTACGAGCAGCAACCCGCTAGCGTTCCTGAACCCGAACGACATTGAAAGTATCGAGATTTTGAAAGACGCTGCGGCGGCTTCAATCTATGGTTCACAGGCGGCTAATGGGGTCGTGCTCGTGACGACCAAACGTGGGAAGGCTGGGAAGACCCAGATTTCGCTGAACTATTATAAAGGTATCTCAGACCCCATCAAGAAACTTGACGTCCTGAATACGCAGGAATGGATCAAGTTACGGACTGAAAACCTAGTCAATGCTGGTACAGCGGCCGATGCAGCCCGGTCATCGGTACTTTCGACCCTGCGCCTGCCCACTACGCTGACTGACGCTGAGATTGCGGCGCTGCCTACCTACGACTGGCAGGATGCTGTTTACAAGCGTGGTAATACCGATAACTACGAACTGAGCCTGAACGGCGGCAACGAGAAGACTCGTTTTTTCGTGTCGGGGTCATATTATTCGCAGGCGGCTAATATCATTAACATCGACTTCCTGCGGGGTACGTTGAACACAACCCTTTCGCATCAGATCAATAACAAGGTGTCGATTGAGCAAACCCTTAAGTTGAGCACGATCTCGTCGCGCGGACAGTTTGGTTCGCCAAACGGTGGTTCGTTCCTAGGTGCTGCTGCGTTCTCGTCGCCGCTGATTCTGCCCAGTGTCCCTATTTACAATGCTGATAATTCGTATTACGGTACACCGGCCTTGGGTGGGATCCCGGGCATCCTGAACCAGAACATCGTACAGGTCAGTGAACTGAACGACATTCGGGCCAACATCAACCAGTTTGTAGGTAGCCTTGCGCTGAACTATAAGGTAACGGATGACCTGGTAATTCGCCCGTTTCTGAGTCTGGACTACCGCTCAATTCGCGGTCGTAGCTTCAGCGACCCGCGCACTGCCGACGGTTTCAACGTGCGTGGCCGGATTCAGGATCAGTTGAACGAGAATAAAAACTTCCTGACCAACGTAACGGCCAACTACAACAAAACGTTTGCCGCCAAACATACGGTAGGTGTGTTGTTAGGGGCTGAGTATCGGTCAGATATCAACGAGAACCTCTCGACCAACGCTACGAACGTACCCACGCCTGATTTCAAATACGCCAGCGCAGCAGCGTTGCCGCAAACGATTGGCGGGTCATGGAGCGGTTACCGCAAAGGGTCTGTATTCGGAAACATCAAATACAACTTCAACAAGAAGTATGACTTGAGTCTGATTGGCCGGCTTGATGGCTCTAGCCGATTCGGCACTAACAATCGCTTTGGCTTCTTCCCGTCGGTATCGGCGGCATGGCTGGTGACGGAAGAAGACTTCCTGAAAGGCAACCGGTACGTAAGCGACCTGAAACTGCGGGCATCATTCGGTACGACGGGTAATGACCAATTGGGTTCGTTGTTCGGGGCTGCCAACTTCCCGGGTCTGGGTCTGGTTAGCCCTGGTTTCGACTATAACGGAGCAGCCGGGTTTGCCCCAACCCAGTTGTCGAATCCTGATTTGAAGTGGGAAACCAACCAGACAATCAACCTGGGTTTGGACTTTGGCTTTGTGAATAACCGTATTACGGGTTCAGTCGACGTATTCCAGCGTACCAGTAAAGATCTGCTACTGCCCTTCAACCTGCCGTTTACCAGTGGGTATAGCACGATCGCGCGGAACGCTGGTGAAGTACAGAACCGGGGTATCGAGTTGGAAATCAACACGGTCAACATAAAAGCGGGGTCGTTCCAGTGGCGGTCGGCTTTCAACATCACCTCGATTCAGAACAAGGTGACGAAGCTGTATCCGGGTATCGTGCCGTTGAATAACCCCGACAGCGCCGTTGTCCTGAGTTACACGGACTTCTACGGGGTTGGCCGCACAGCCATTCTGAATCGTCCGCTGCTCCCCAACTACACGACGGATTATGCTGGCGTAAACCCGGCTACTGGCCGTGCCATGTGGTATGACTACGCAGGTAACCTGACGTACCGCCCTATCACACCGCGCGATCAGAAATACTTCGGTTCGGAGCAGCCTAAATTCTACGGCGGCTTCAACAATACGTTTACGTATGGTGGCTTGTCGCTCGACCTGCTGTTCCAGTACGATTATGGTCGGCGGTCGTTTAACTCGCAAACGTCGTTCCTGGCCGAAAACGCAGGTCGTAACTTCAACGCCTTGCAATATACATATGACCGCCGCTGGCAGAATCCCGGCGACATCACCGACGTACCCCGTGCTTTTAACGCCAATGCTGAAGCAAACAGTATCAGTAACCTGAGCGGAACCCGTACGTTGGAAGATGCCTCGTACCTGCGCCTGAAGCAAGTGACGCTGAATTACGAAATTCCGGCTGCGATCAGCCGCAAAATCGGTGCGTCAAAAGCACGAGTATACGTGCAGGGTGCCAACCTGATTACCTGGACCAACTGGTCGAGCTATGACCCCGAGTTCCTGAACTTCGGTAACGGTAACAGTGGGCTGGTTCCTAACTCGAAAACGTATCAGGCGGGTATCAACTTAACGTTCTAATTTTTAGACTTTCAGCTTTCAAACGCTATGCGTACATATAAATTCATCCTGTCGACGAGTCTGCTGGCAGCAAGTGTACTGGCTGTTACGGCTTGTAAAGACAGCGCGCTTCTTGACGTGAAGCCCCGGTCGGCTGCTGATTTGGCAACGGCGCTGACTACACCAGAGGGTCTTGATGCTGCCGTTAATGGTATTTATGAACGGCTCCAATCGACGATTCTGTATGGCCGTGATTTTCTGGCTGTTTCAGAAGCGTTGAGCGACAATGCTCAATTTACGAATAAATCGGGTCGTTTAGTCAACGAAAACCGGAACGTAGCGGGCGCGACGTTTGGCAACTGGGCCACTTCATATTTTGCTATCAACCAGGCCAACCTGATTCTTGATAACATCAGCACGCTGACGTTTGCCGCCGCCGACACGGCGCGGAGAAACAGTTCACAAGGACAGGCCTATTTCCTGCGGGCGTTGTTATACCATGACTTAATGCGGGCTTACGCATACGAGCCGGGTGTAGAGGTGCCTGCACAAAATCGGGGTGGCGTACCGTTGCTGCTCACTGGTGTTGCCGATCAGAGTAAAATCACGCTGCCTGAACGCCCGGCTATTGCCGACGTATACAAGCAGATATATACCGATCTGCAAAGTGCGATCAGCACATTCGCTAAAACAAACGCCTCAGCCCCAGCCTATGGCAACCGTCAGGCGGCGCAGGCGCTATTCTCGCGGGTTGCCTTGTACAACAAGGATTACACTACGGCGGTGAAATATGCAACAGATGCCATCGCCGGCTCAATTAAGCTGTCTGACAATTCATCGTACGTTAGTGGCTGGCGTGCACCGCGCCACCCTGAATCCCTATTTGAGATTCAGTATACCACTCCTGAGAACATTGGTGTGAATACGTCGCTGCAAACGACATACACCACGCTGGTGCGGCTAGGCGATCGTGGAACAACGGGCGGCTTCGGTGACTTGGTGCCGACAACCGCGTTCATTGCTGACCTTGAAGCCGAGAAAAGCGCAACGGGCGCCGTACTCGATATTCGTCGTCAACTGTATGAACTGGGAACGACTGGCCGGGGGACTGCCTTTATCGAAACAACCAAGTTTCTGGGCAAGAATGGCACGATTAATCTCGATAACGTACCGGTGATTCGGATCTCGGAAGTGTACTTGAACCGGGCCGAAGCCAACTACTTCCTGGGTAATACAGCCGACGCGCTTGCAGACCTGAACGTGATTCGGGTACGTTCAGGGTTACCGGCTTTCCCGGCTACTATAACGGGAGCACCGTTACTGGCTGAGATCTACCGGCAGGCCCGTCTCGAATTTGGTTTCGAAGGTCATCGCTGGTTTGACTTGAAGCGTACAGGCCAAAATGTGGTGAAAGCAGCTGCTCAAGGTAGCGGTCTAGCTTACACTGACTTCCGCATACTGGCTCCCATTCCGGTCAACGAACTGTCGACGAACAAGAACATCCGGCAGAACTTCGGCTACTAAGACTTGATAACCACCGCTGTTAACGGATGGCGGTGGTTACCCAAACTCATATCATCAATGAAAAGAATCATCAGTTTCGCGTTGAGCGCCGTAGCCCTTCTAGGCGTCTACGCCTGCAACAACGATCTCAACAAAGTTTTTGACCCCCAAACACCACTGGTTGAGTTTCAGCCTGCTGTGGTCAACGCGGCTAGTGCCGGCCGGACGTACCCATTGCTTTCAGTGACCAATAGCGTGACAGCCGGTAACTCAGTTACCGTACAAGTTAACCTGCTGGGTCGTAAACCCGGTAGCGATGTGCCCGTTCGAGTATTGGTGGATCCGTCTACGACAGCCGCCGCATCGAGCTACACACTGTCAAATGGTGGGGTGGCCACTTTTTCGACA comes from Fibrella aestuarina BUZ 2 and encodes:
- a CDS encoding SusC/RagA family TonB-linked outer membrane protein, which encodes MRKLLLGSWLLLLLFCLPALAQDVAVSGRVTSSDDGSSLPGVSVQVKGTTRGTVTDASGNYRISVPANGRLVFSFIGYIRQEVAVARQTAINVTLQSDATNLSEVVVTGYGGTVNRREFTGASSKVSGKDISNLPVGSFDKALAGRAAGVQVTSANGVPGGAIQVRIRGIGSISAGNDPLYVVDGVQLNSTNNSSFTSSNPLAFLNPNDIESIEILKDAAAASIYGSQAANGVVLVTTKRGKAGKTQISLNYYKGISDPIKKLDVLNTQEWIKLRTENLVNAGTAADAARSSVLSTLRLPTTLTDAEIAALPTYDWQDAVYKRGNTDNYELSLNGGNEKTRFFVSGSYYSQAANIINIDFLRGTLNTTLSHQINNKVSIEQTLKLSTISSRGQFGSPNGGSFLGAAAFSSPLILPSVPIYNADNSYYGTPALGGIPGILNQNIVQVSELNDIRANINQFVGSLALNYKVTDDLVIRPFLSLDYRSIRGRSFSDPRTADGFNVRGRIQDQLNENKNFLTNVTANYNKTFAAKHTVGVLLGAEYRSDINENLSTNATNVPTPDFKYASAAALPQTIGGSWSGYRKGSVFGNIKYNFNKKYDLSLIGRLDGSSRFGTNNRFGFFPSVSAAWLVTEEDFLKGNRYVSDLKLRASFGTTGNDQLGSLFGAANFPGLGLVSPGFDYNGAAGFAPTQLSNPDLKWETNQTINLGLDFGFVNNRITGSVDVFQRTSKDLLLPFNLPFTSGYSTIARNAGEVQNRGIELEINTVNIKAGSFQWRSAFNITSIQNKVTKLYPGIVPLNNPDSAVVLSYTDFYGVGRTAILNRPLLPNYTTDYAGVNPATGRAMWYDYAGNLTYRPITPRDQKYFGSEQPKFYGGFNNTFTYGGLSLDLLFQYDYGRRSFNSQTSFLAENAGRNFNALQYTYDRRWQNPGDITDVPRAFNANAEANSISNLSGTRTLEDASYLRLKQVTLNYEIPAAISRKIGASKARVYVQGANLITWTNWSSYDPEFLNFGNGNSGLVPNSKTYQAGINLTF
- a CDS encoding RagB/SusD family nutrient uptake outer membrane protein; this translates as MRTYKFILSTSLLAASVLAVTACKDSALLDVKPRSAADLATALTTPEGLDAAVNGIYERLQSTILYGRDFLAVSEALSDNAQFTNKSGRLVNENRNVAGATFGNWATSYFAINQANLILDNISTLTFAAADTARRNSSQGQAYFLRALLYHDLMRAYAYEPGVEVPAQNRGGVPLLLTGVADQSKITLPERPAIADVYKQIYTDLQSAISTFAKTNASAPAYGNRQAAQALFSRVALYNKDYTTAVKYATDAIAGSIKLSDNSSYVSGWRAPRHPESLFEIQYTTPENIGVNTSLQTTYTTLVRLGDRGTTGGFGDLVPTTAFIADLEAEKSATGAVLDIRRQLYELGTTGRGTAFIETTKFLGKNGTINLDNVPVIRISEVYLNRAEANYFLGNTADALADLNVIRVRSGLPAFPATITGAPLLAEIYRQARLEFGFEGHRWFDLKRTGQNVVKAAAQGSGLAYTDFRILAPIPVNELSTNKNIRQNFGY